From Syngnathus typhle isolate RoL2023-S1 ecotype Sweden linkage group LG13, RoL_Styp_1.0, whole genome shotgun sequence, a single genomic window includes:
- the gigyf2 gene encoding GRB10-interacting GYF protein 2 isoform X1 — translation MAETQTLNFGPEWLRALSGGASSGGGGSSGGGGSSSSNAVSSPPLSPVLPKYKLADYRYGREEMLALYVKDNKIPIDLHDKEFLPILQEEPFPPLALVSFTEEEQRNFSLSVNSAAVFRRGSAAVVSAPRGRSTSRGRGRGRGDVGFYQRSFDEVEGFGRGGREMHRSQSWEERGDRRFEKPGRKEPDVSPGHFQLNHAASPMTNFAVRNNYDDAGPGLSRKHDFTRSESENWRTSRDEQNDVPRSAAWHPEQRRRIPFDSREDERTYRRQRSGSGSLDDDRDALPEWCLEDADEEAGTFDSSGAFLSLKKASKEPILEEAELDFKPLEECEEALEEEDSQPKETKETEIEAKQNSDRKVFTGVSRMSEETPPVPPPAVGTIPEAQRRSRKSASPGHLNPTEEAERQPPLQRPPEPCKVAQHVPLSNSMSLSNSRISATLADVRMQTPGEVLVAMNNPLPFSSSALAPISRPAAVSHDTDEDEGLKHFEQEAEKMVAYLQDGVADDDRLAAKAPEKPKATGLPLTHKTALKWFYKDPQGEIQGPFSNQEMSEWFQAGYFTMSLLVKRGCDDLFQALGEMMKIWGRVPFTPGPAPPPLQGDADQERLKRQQELTALNLYQLQQLQYQYLLRQQYAQALAQQKAAVLSSAPLQQQQQHQQQLNTLQQQYQALKIRTSESLLPPVTRSLSVPDSGSVWEMQNPSSQASCAPNLPTATSSTWDGNSVWDLPIDSVAKAPTIEQMQQLEKSKAAKLELERREAELRAKREEEERRRLEEALRARQEEERKRLEEEEELARQKQEEALRRQREQEEAQRRKKEQEERLAQEEALRRLEERRREEEERKKREDFLRKQEEERRKQEELEALRRREEEKRAEEAAAAAAAAAAEAAALAQQQQEEQKRREQEAQRQQELQRQRQQQQEALRRLQQQQQLAQMKLPLSSKWGHQSSNASNKNQNTLSLAEIQKLEEERERQALEEQQRQQQELLKLQQLQALQQAQQAQAKLSGWGHAAKQPPVTKSLLEIQREEAQQMKQRKEPPPQQQQQNHILSQPTRPQNKTTSLSNSVWGSVNITPCSNWAADSGSIWGDTHNSNMGFWDEAVKEAVQQPPPTKKGNAQKNKGNANLSNSTSGRANKKVEEEEKLLRLFQGVNKSQQDGFMQWCERTLHSLNTANNLDVPTFASFLKEVDSPYEVHDYVKAYLGDTPEAKDFAKQFLERRAKQNANQQKTSPPAPQQQKQGQALKQQQDSVWGGTGSSTLYQGNHTSGQHKQHHQQPTPQQRFETVTSGKKKKKQKMVRADPSLLGFSVNASSERLNMGEIETVEDF, via the exons ATGGCCGAGACCCAGACACTTAATTTTGGACCAGAATG GCTCCGTGCCCTGTCTGGAGGTgcgagcagcggcggcggcggcagcagcggtggtggaggaagcagcagcagcaacgccgTTAGCTCGCCACCTCTCTCGCCTGTATTGCCAAAGTACAAGCTTGCAGACTATCGTTACGGAAGAGAGGAAATGTTAGCACTTTATGTCAAAGACAACAAG ATCCCTATAGACTTGCATGATAAGGAGTTCCTGCCCATATTGCAAGAGGAACCTTTCCCGCCTCTGGCACTTGTTTCTTTTACAGAGGAAGAACAG AGAAATTTCTCCTTGTCTGTAAACAGTGCTGCCGTATTCCGACGAGGAAGCGCCGCGGTAGTGAGCGCGCCTCGAGGCCGAAGTACCTCAAGGGGTAGAG GTCGAGGAAGAGGAGACGTAGGGTTTTACCAAAGAAGTTTTGATGAAGTGGAAGGTTTTGGCCGTGGCGGCAGGGAGATGCATCGCTCCCAGAGCTGGGAGGAAAG ggGCGATAGAAGATTTGAAAAGCCAGGCCGGAAAGAGCCGG ATGTGTCGCCAGGACATTTCCAGCTGAATCACG CAGCTTCCCCGATGACGAATTTCGCAGTGCGAAACAACTACGATGACGCCGGGCCGGGCCTGTCCAGGAAACACGACTTCACGCGCTCAGAGAGCGAGAATTGGCGTACCTCTCGTGACGAGCAGAACG ATGTACCTCGGAGCGCGGCGTGGCATCCGGAGCAGCGGCGCCGCATTCCGTTTGACTCGCGAGAAGACGAACGCACCTACAGGAGGCAGCGTTCGGGCAGCGGCAGCTTGGACGACGACAGGGACGCTCTGCCCGAGTGGTGTCTGGAGGACGCGGACGAGGAGGCGGGCACCTTCGACTCGTCGGGGGCCTTTCTCTCACTCAAG AAAGCCTCCAAAGAGCCCATCCTGGAGGAGGCCGAGTTGGATTTTAAACCCTTGGAAGAGTGTGAGGAGGCCCTAGAGGAGGAAGACAGTCAGCCCAAGGAGACCAAAGAAACAGAAATAGAAGCCAAGCAAAATTCTGACCGAAAAG TATTCACAGGGGTGAGCAGAATGTCAGAGGAGACCCCGCCTGTTCCCCCGCCCGCCGTTGGGACGATCCCCGAGGCCCAGAGGAGGAGCCGCAAGTCTGCGTCGCCCGGCCACCTCAACCCGACGGAGGAAGCCGAAAGGCAACCCCCCCTGCAGCGGCCGCCAGAACCCTGCAAAGTTGCTCAGCACGTCCCGCTGTCCAACAGCATGTCGCTATCCAACTCGCGGATTTCCGCCACCCTCGCAG ACGTTCGCATGCAGACGCCCGGGGAGGTGCTCGTGGCTATGAACAATCCCCTGCCCTTTTCTTCAAGTGCGTTAGCCCCAATTTCCAGGCCTGCCGCCGTGTCACATGACACCGATGAAGACGAGGGTTTGAAGCACTTTGAGCAG GAGGCGGAGAAAATGGTGGCCTACCTCCAGGACGGCGTGGCGGACGATGACAGACTGGCCGCCAAAGCCCCCGAAAAGCCCAAAGCTACAGGCCTGCCGCTCACTCACAAGACCGCGCTCAAGTGGTTTTACAAAGACCCTCAAGGGGAGATACAGG GTCCTTTCAGCAACCAGGAGATGTCCGAATGGTTCCAGGCGGGTTACTTCACCATGTCTCTCCTGGTGAAAAGAGGCTGCGATGACCTCTTTCAGGCCTTGGGGGAGATGATGAAGATTTGGGGGAGAGTCCCTTTCACGCCGGGACCCGCGCCTCCACCCCTGCAG GGTGACGCCGACCAAGAAAGGTTGAAGCGGCAGCAGGAGCTCACTGCGCTCAACCTTTACCAGTTGCAGCAGCTTCAATATCAGTACCTCTTGAG GCAGCAGTATGCTCAGGCCCTGGCCCAGCAGAAGGCAGCGGTGCTGAGCTCGGCTCCTcttcaacagcagcagcaacaccaaCAGCAGCTCAACACGCTTCAGCAGCAATACCAAGCCCTCAAGATAAG AACATCGGAGAGCCTTCTACCTCCTGTTACACGCTCCCTGTCTGTACCCGACTCCGGTTCTGTATGGGAAATGCAGAACCCGTCCTCGCAGGCTTCTTGCGCGCCAAACCTCCCCACAGCCACGTCCAGCA CATGGGATGGCAACAGCGTGTGGGACTTGCCCATAGACTCGGTGGCAAAGGCGCCCACCATCGAGCAGATgcagcagttggagaaatcaaaggCTGCAAAG TTGGAACTGGAGAGGCGCGAAGCTGAACTGAGAGccaaaagagaagaagaagagaggagGCGACTGGAGGAAGCTCTGCGGGCTCGTCAAGAGGAGGAGCGTAAGcgcctggaggaggaggaggagctggcgAGACAAAAACAG GAGGAAGCTCTGAGACGACAGCGAGAACAGGAGGAGGCGCAGCGGAGAAAAAAGGAGCAAGAAGAGAGACTGGCGCAGGAGGAAGCCCTGCGAAGACTTGAGGAGAGgagaagagaggaggaggagaggaagaaaagGGAGGACTTCCTTCGCAAACAG GAGGAGGAGCGCAGAAAACAAGAGGAGCTGGAGGCATTAAGGAGGCGCGAGGAGGAGAAGCGAGCAGAGGAGGCGGCGGCTGCAGCGGCGGCCGCAGCAGCAGAAGCGGCTGCCCTTGCTCAGCAACAGCAGGAGGAGCAAAAGCGGAGGGAGCAGGAGGCGCAGAGACAGCAGGAACTGCAGAGacagaggcagcagcagcaggaggctCTCCGAAGactgcaacagcagcagcagcttgcaCAAATGAAG CTTCCGTTATCATCCAAGTGGGGTCATCAGTCCTCCAACGCTAGCAACAAGAACCAGAACACCCTGTCACTGGCCGAGATCCAGAAACTGGAAGAGGAGCGGGAAAGACAGGCACTAGAAGAG CAGCAGCGTCAGCAGCAGGAGCTCCTGAAGCTGCAGCAGCTCCAGGCCCTGCAGCAGGCCCAGCAGGCCCAAGCCAAGCTGTCGGGCTGGGGGCACGCCGCCAAGCAGCCCCCCGTGACCAAGTCACTGCTGGAGATTCAGAGGGAGGAAGCGCAGCAGATGAAACAGAGGAAGGAGCCACCACCccaacagcagcaacagaaTCACATCTTGTCCCAGCCGACCCGCCCGCAGAACAAAACT ACGTCTCTGAGCAATTCCGTATGGGGTTCCGTGAACATCACCCCTTGCTCAAACTGGGCGGCCGACTCCGGCAGCATCTGGGGGGACACCCACAACTCCAACATGGGCTTCTGGGACGAAGCTGTGAAGGAGGCTGTCCAGCAGCCCCCGCCCACCAAGAAAGGAAATGCGCAGAAAAACAAGGGCAATGCCAACCTCAG TAATTCCACGAGCGGGCGAGCCAAcaagaaggtggaggaggaagagaagctGCTCAGGTTGTTCCAAGGGGTCAATAAGAGCCAGCAGGACGGCTTCATGCAGTGGTGCGAGCGCACTCTGCACAGCCTCAACACAGCCAACAATCTGGACG TTCCCACGTTTGCGTCGTTCCTCAAAGAAGTGGACTCGCCGTACGAGGTGCACGACTACGTCAAGGCCTACCTGGGGGACACTCCCGAGGCCAAGGACTTTGCCAAGCAGTTCCTGGAGCGTCGTGCCAAACAGAACGCTAATCAGCAAAAAACGTCGCCGCCGGCgccgcagcagcagaagcaaggGCAAGCCCTGAAACAGCAGCAG GATTCTGTGTGGGGAGGAACGGGATCATCAACGCTCTACCAGGGCAACCACACGAGTGGTCAGCACAAGCAACATCATCAACAGCCAACGCCGCAGCAGCGCTTTGAGACGGTCACCtcagggaagaagaaaaagaagcagaAGATGGTCCGTGCGGATCCGAGCCTTCTAG GTTTTTCTGTTAACGCATCGTCCGAGAGACTGAACATGGGCGAGATTGAGACTGTGGAGGATTTTTAA
- the gigyf2 gene encoding GRB10-interacting GYF protein 2 isoform X2, which translates to MAETQTLNFGPEWLRALSGGASSGGGGSSGGGGSSSSNAVSSPPLSPVLPKYKLADYRYGREEMLALYVKDNKIPIDLHDKEFLPILQEEPFPPLALVSFTEEEQRNFSLSVNSAAVFRRGSAAVVSAPRGRSTSRGRGRGRGDVGFYQRSFDEVEGFGRGGREMHRSQSWEERGDRRFEKPGRKEPDVSPGHFQLNHASPMTNFAVRNNYDDAGPGLSRKHDFTRSESENWRTSRDEQNDVPRSAAWHPEQRRRIPFDSREDERTYRRQRSGSGSLDDDRDALPEWCLEDADEEAGTFDSSGAFLSLKKASKEPILEEAELDFKPLEECEEALEEEDSQPKETKETEIEAKQNSDRKVFTGVSRMSEETPPVPPPAVGTIPEAQRRSRKSASPGHLNPTEEAERQPPLQRPPEPCKVAQHVPLSNSMSLSNSRISATLADVRMQTPGEVLVAMNNPLPFSSSALAPISRPAAVSHDTDEDEGLKHFEQEAEKMVAYLQDGVADDDRLAAKAPEKPKATGLPLTHKTALKWFYKDPQGEIQGPFSNQEMSEWFQAGYFTMSLLVKRGCDDLFQALGEMMKIWGRVPFTPGPAPPPLQGDADQERLKRQQELTALNLYQLQQLQYQYLLRQQYAQALAQQKAAVLSSAPLQQQQQHQQQLNTLQQQYQALKIRTSESLLPPVTRSLSVPDSGSVWEMQNPSSQASCAPNLPTATSSTWDGNSVWDLPIDSVAKAPTIEQMQQLEKSKAAKLELERREAELRAKREEEERRRLEEALRARQEEERKRLEEEEELARQKQEEALRRQREQEEAQRRKKEQEERLAQEEALRRLEERRREEEERKKREDFLRKQEEERRKQEELEALRRREEEKRAEEAAAAAAAAAAEAAALAQQQQEEQKRREQEAQRQQELQRQRQQQQEALRRLQQQQQLAQMKLPLSSKWGHQSSNASNKNQNTLSLAEIQKLEEERERQALEEQQRQQQELLKLQQLQALQQAQQAQAKLSGWGHAAKQPPVTKSLLEIQREEAQQMKQRKEPPPQQQQQNHILSQPTRPQNKTTSLSNSVWGSVNITPCSNWAADSGSIWGDTHNSNMGFWDEAVKEAVQQPPPTKKGNAQKNKGNANLSNSTSGRANKKVEEEEKLLRLFQGVNKSQQDGFMQWCERTLHSLNTANNLDVPTFASFLKEVDSPYEVHDYVKAYLGDTPEAKDFAKQFLERRAKQNANQQKTSPPAPQQQKQGQALKQQQDSVWGGTGSSTLYQGNHTSGQHKQHHQQPTPQQRFETVTSGKKKKKQKMVRADPSLLGFSVNASSERLNMGEIETVEDF; encoded by the exons ATGGCCGAGACCCAGACACTTAATTTTGGACCAGAATG GCTCCGTGCCCTGTCTGGAGGTgcgagcagcggcggcggcggcagcagcggtggtggaggaagcagcagcagcaacgccgTTAGCTCGCCACCTCTCTCGCCTGTATTGCCAAAGTACAAGCTTGCAGACTATCGTTACGGAAGAGAGGAAATGTTAGCACTTTATGTCAAAGACAACAAG ATCCCTATAGACTTGCATGATAAGGAGTTCCTGCCCATATTGCAAGAGGAACCTTTCCCGCCTCTGGCACTTGTTTCTTTTACAGAGGAAGAACAG AGAAATTTCTCCTTGTCTGTAAACAGTGCTGCCGTATTCCGACGAGGAAGCGCCGCGGTAGTGAGCGCGCCTCGAGGCCGAAGTACCTCAAGGGGTAGAG GTCGAGGAAGAGGAGACGTAGGGTTTTACCAAAGAAGTTTTGATGAAGTGGAAGGTTTTGGCCGTGGCGGCAGGGAGATGCATCGCTCCCAGAGCTGGGAGGAAAG ggGCGATAGAAGATTTGAAAAGCCAGGCCGGAAAGAGCCGG ATGTGTCGCCAGGACATTTCCAGCTGAATCACG CTTCCCCGATGACGAATTTCGCAGTGCGAAACAACTACGATGACGCCGGGCCGGGCCTGTCCAGGAAACACGACTTCACGCGCTCAGAGAGCGAGAATTGGCGTACCTCTCGTGACGAGCAGAACG ATGTACCTCGGAGCGCGGCGTGGCATCCGGAGCAGCGGCGCCGCATTCCGTTTGACTCGCGAGAAGACGAACGCACCTACAGGAGGCAGCGTTCGGGCAGCGGCAGCTTGGACGACGACAGGGACGCTCTGCCCGAGTGGTGTCTGGAGGACGCGGACGAGGAGGCGGGCACCTTCGACTCGTCGGGGGCCTTTCTCTCACTCAAG AAAGCCTCCAAAGAGCCCATCCTGGAGGAGGCCGAGTTGGATTTTAAACCCTTGGAAGAGTGTGAGGAGGCCCTAGAGGAGGAAGACAGTCAGCCCAAGGAGACCAAAGAAACAGAAATAGAAGCCAAGCAAAATTCTGACCGAAAAG TATTCACAGGGGTGAGCAGAATGTCAGAGGAGACCCCGCCTGTTCCCCCGCCCGCCGTTGGGACGATCCCCGAGGCCCAGAGGAGGAGCCGCAAGTCTGCGTCGCCCGGCCACCTCAACCCGACGGAGGAAGCCGAAAGGCAACCCCCCCTGCAGCGGCCGCCAGAACCCTGCAAAGTTGCTCAGCACGTCCCGCTGTCCAACAGCATGTCGCTATCCAACTCGCGGATTTCCGCCACCCTCGCAG ACGTTCGCATGCAGACGCCCGGGGAGGTGCTCGTGGCTATGAACAATCCCCTGCCCTTTTCTTCAAGTGCGTTAGCCCCAATTTCCAGGCCTGCCGCCGTGTCACATGACACCGATGAAGACGAGGGTTTGAAGCACTTTGAGCAG GAGGCGGAGAAAATGGTGGCCTACCTCCAGGACGGCGTGGCGGACGATGACAGACTGGCCGCCAAAGCCCCCGAAAAGCCCAAAGCTACAGGCCTGCCGCTCACTCACAAGACCGCGCTCAAGTGGTTTTACAAAGACCCTCAAGGGGAGATACAGG GTCCTTTCAGCAACCAGGAGATGTCCGAATGGTTCCAGGCGGGTTACTTCACCATGTCTCTCCTGGTGAAAAGAGGCTGCGATGACCTCTTTCAGGCCTTGGGGGAGATGATGAAGATTTGGGGGAGAGTCCCTTTCACGCCGGGACCCGCGCCTCCACCCCTGCAG GGTGACGCCGACCAAGAAAGGTTGAAGCGGCAGCAGGAGCTCACTGCGCTCAACCTTTACCAGTTGCAGCAGCTTCAATATCAGTACCTCTTGAG GCAGCAGTATGCTCAGGCCCTGGCCCAGCAGAAGGCAGCGGTGCTGAGCTCGGCTCCTcttcaacagcagcagcaacaccaaCAGCAGCTCAACACGCTTCAGCAGCAATACCAAGCCCTCAAGATAAG AACATCGGAGAGCCTTCTACCTCCTGTTACACGCTCCCTGTCTGTACCCGACTCCGGTTCTGTATGGGAAATGCAGAACCCGTCCTCGCAGGCTTCTTGCGCGCCAAACCTCCCCACAGCCACGTCCAGCA CATGGGATGGCAACAGCGTGTGGGACTTGCCCATAGACTCGGTGGCAAAGGCGCCCACCATCGAGCAGATgcagcagttggagaaatcaaaggCTGCAAAG TTGGAACTGGAGAGGCGCGAAGCTGAACTGAGAGccaaaagagaagaagaagagaggagGCGACTGGAGGAAGCTCTGCGGGCTCGTCAAGAGGAGGAGCGTAAGcgcctggaggaggaggaggagctggcgAGACAAAAACAG GAGGAAGCTCTGAGACGACAGCGAGAACAGGAGGAGGCGCAGCGGAGAAAAAAGGAGCAAGAAGAGAGACTGGCGCAGGAGGAAGCCCTGCGAAGACTTGAGGAGAGgagaagagaggaggaggagaggaagaaaagGGAGGACTTCCTTCGCAAACAG GAGGAGGAGCGCAGAAAACAAGAGGAGCTGGAGGCATTAAGGAGGCGCGAGGAGGAGAAGCGAGCAGAGGAGGCGGCGGCTGCAGCGGCGGCCGCAGCAGCAGAAGCGGCTGCCCTTGCTCAGCAACAGCAGGAGGAGCAAAAGCGGAGGGAGCAGGAGGCGCAGAGACAGCAGGAACTGCAGAGacagaggcagcagcagcaggaggctCTCCGAAGactgcaacagcagcagcagcttgcaCAAATGAAG CTTCCGTTATCATCCAAGTGGGGTCATCAGTCCTCCAACGCTAGCAACAAGAACCAGAACACCCTGTCACTGGCCGAGATCCAGAAACTGGAAGAGGAGCGGGAAAGACAGGCACTAGAAGAG CAGCAGCGTCAGCAGCAGGAGCTCCTGAAGCTGCAGCAGCTCCAGGCCCTGCAGCAGGCCCAGCAGGCCCAAGCCAAGCTGTCGGGCTGGGGGCACGCCGCCAAGCAGCCCCCCGTGACCAAGTCACTGCTGGAGATTCAGAGGGAGGAAGCGCAGCAGATGAAACAGAGGAAGGAGCCACCACCccaacagcagcaacagaaTCACATCTTGTCCCAGCCGACCCGCCCGCAGAACAAAACT ACGTCTCTGAGCAATTCCGTATGGGGTTCCGTGAACATCACCCCTTGCTCAAACTGGGCGGCCGACTCCGGCAGCATCTGGGGGGACACCCACAACTCCAACATGGGCTTCTGGGACGAAGCTGTGAAGGAGGCTGTCCAGCAGCCCCCGCCCACCAAGAAAGGAAATGCGCAGAAAAACAAGGGCAATGCCAACCTCAG TAATTCCACGAGCGGGCGAGCCAAcaagaaggtggaggaggaagagaagctGCTCAGGTTGTTCCAAGGGGTCAATAAGAGCCAGCAGGACGGCTTCATGCAGTGGTGCGAGCGCACTCTGCACAGCCTCAACACAGCCAACAATCTGGACG TTCCCACGTTTGCGTCGTTCCTCAAAGAAGTGGACTCGCCGTACGAGGTGCACGACTACGTCAAGGCCTACCTGGGGGACACTCCCGAGGCCAAGGACTTTGCCAAGCAGTTCCTGGAGCGTCGTGCCAAACAGAACGCTAATCAGCAAAAAACGTCGCCGCCGGCgccgcagcagcagaagcaaggGCAAGCCCTGAAACAGCAGCAG GATTCTGTGTGGGGAGGAACGGGATCATCAACGCTCTACCAGGGCAACCACACGAGTGGTCAGCACAAGCAACATCATCAACAGCCAACGCCGCAGCAGCGCTTTGAGACGGTCACCtcagggaagaagaaaaagaagcagaAGATGGTCCGTGCGGATCCGAGCCTTCTAG GTTTTTCTGTTAACGCATCGTCCGAGAGACTGAACATGGGCGAGATTGAGACTGTGGAGGATTTTTAA